A stretch of Cellulosilyticum sp. I15G10I2 DNA encodes these proteins:
- a CDS encoding DedA family protein, producing MLSATNLIKCLMSLINQLGYLGIFAIIGLEYACFPIPSEIVLPFIGLKINQTNLQFLFVFLISILAGLMGSWICYLIGKLGGTPLLNWLSNHSKNAAKAFYIFNRWFNRYGDWAVLLTRVIPLTRTYISIFAGINHMPFGQFILYSSVGIALWNLILLSLGFYIGNNLSLINALMRTYTHLIIYASILIFLGLLTKKYLLTKKKS from the coding sequence ATGTTATCCGCTACAAATCTCATTAAATGTCTTATGTCACTCATTAATCAATTAGGTTATTTAGGCATTTTTGCAATTATAGGTCTTGAATACGCCTGCTTCCCTATTCCTAGTGAAATCGTATTACCTTTTATAGGGCTAAAGATTAATCAAACAAATCTTCAATTTTTATTTGTATTTTTAATAAGTATTCTTGCAGGCCTTATGGGTTCTTGGATTTGCTATCTTATAGGTAAACTTGGCGGTACGCCTCTATTAAACTGGCTGTCTAATCACTCTAAAAACGCCGCAAAAGCATTCTATATTTTTAATCGCTGGTTTAATCGCTATGGCGATTGGGCCGTACTTTTAACCCGAGTGATTCCCCTTACACGGACTTATATCTCAATATTTGCAGGCATTAATCATATGCCCTTCGGGCAATTTATTCTTTATTCCTCTGTGGGTATAGCCCTATGGAATTTAATACTCCTAAGTCTTGGTTTTTATATTGGTAATAATCTTAGCCTTATAAATGCTCTCATGCGGACCTATACGCATCTTATTATATACGCTTCTATACTTATTTTTTTAGGACTTCTTACAAAAAAATATCTGCTTACTAAGAAAAAATCATAA
- a CDS encoding alpha/beta hydrolase, translating to MHNFKVEEHLSRMGLILKLFSHDLIQEKVIHHKDIKYGKNKRQYYRLYQGNNSKLPLIFFVHGGGWWHGSPKLVRAVGKFFYKQGYTVVLPAYRLVPRYTYPKQAEDVICAFSHVMKTFMDKDYNHQVVVIGFSAGGELGAHLVFDAKMHHKYGISDQVFKCFISLAGVLDFAKCKSSYAKHLIKNYVGKKYNKDVVNPKGLIRKEVRTPVMCMHGSKDKLIDIQNAISFSEAVNRHGGTAKVQMLKGYNHSDMMGLIVGKGRKETHILLDFIKQ from the coding sequence ATGCATAATTTCAAAGTAGAAGAACATTTATCCAGAATGGGTTTAATATTAAAACTGTTTTCTCATGACTTAATACAAGAAAAAGTGATCCATCACAAAGATATAAAATATGGTAAAAATAAAAGGCAATACTACAGGCTTTATCAGGGGAATAACTCTAAGCTTCCGCTTATATTTTTTGTCCACGGCGGTGGATGGTGGCATGGCAGCCCAAAACTTGTAAGAGCAGTAGGGAAATTTTTTTATAAGCAAGGGTATACAGTAGTGCTTCCAGCATATAGGCTGGTTCCAAGGTATACTTATCCAAAGCAAGCTGAAGATGTGATATGTGCATTTTCGCATGTAATGAAAACTTTTATGGATAAAGATTATAATCATCAAGTAGTGGTAATTGGTTTTTCGGCAGGAGGAGAACTTGGGGCACATTTAGTCTTTGATGCTAAGATGCATCATAAATATGGCATAAGTGACCAGGTATTTAAATGTTTTATTTCACTTGCGGGCGTGCTGGATTTTGCAAAGTGTAAATCTTCTTATGCTAAGCATTTAATTAAAAATTATGTAGGTAAAAAATATAATAAGGATGTAGTAAATCCTAAGGGGCTCATTCGAAAAGAAGTTAGAACGCCTGTGATGTGCATGCATGGCAGTAAAGACAAGCTTATTGATATTCAAAATGCAATAAGTTTTTCTGAAGCAGTAAATAGACATGGAGGAACTGCAAAAGTTCAGATGTTAAAAGGATATAATCATTCTGATATGATGGGACTAATCGTAGGTAAAGGCAGAAAAGAGACACATATACTACTAGACTTCATCAAACAATAA
- a CDS encoding YkgJ family cysteine cluster protein, with the protein MKCRAYCAACCIAPSISSPIPGMLNGKKAGERCVQLDEHNRCRVFNSEMRPAVCANLQPSREMCGLTQKDALAYLTKLQKETDPS; encoded by the coding sequence ATGAAATGTAGAGCATACTGTGCGGCATGTTGTATTGCCCCGTCTATTAGCTCGCCGATACCTGGCATGCTAAATGGTAAAAAAGCAGGGGAAAGATGTGTTCAGTTAGACGAGCATAACCGGTGTAGGGTGTTTAATAGTGAGATGAGGCCTGCTGTATGTGCTAATCTACAGCCAAGCCGAGAGATGTGTGGTTTAACTCAAAAAGACGCTTTAGCATATTTAACAAAATTACAAAAGGAAACGGACCCTAGTTAG
- a CDS encoding sodium-dependent transporter — protein sequence MKNRDTFSSKIGIVAASAGSAIGLGNIWKFPYMAGKNGGSAFIIIYLIAIILMGYPLVYTEFAMGRRAKTNAVDTFGIIGNKKTWNIVGFIAVLTVFLISTFYMMITGWVIYYFYHSLTGTLYNLSSATDSVMHFKAIFSHMSSSMSIPLIFSMIAIYMTALINSMGIKEGVEKYSKIMMPVLFVLFIFLIGYSATLPGFSKSMHFLFRPDFRLVTPQVIIGAIGQAFFSLSLGMGALITYGSYIAKTENIRQIARQVTLADTIIALFSGLLIFPAVFTYNLEPTAGPSLIFISLPQVFLKMPGGRWFSLLFFLLVIVAAITSMVSMLEILITYVIEKRNWSRKTSTWMVVIATTLGGAVNIAGEGPLSYITVGGRTIFSWLDYLTNNITIPLVAVLTAIIAGWVWQTTRLNKELEIGAASSTKLDHYFNLLLKWVIPPVIVILMIALLLGAES from the coding sequence ATGAAAAATCGTGATACATTTTCTTCTAAAATAGGCATTGTTGCCGCTTCAGCGGGTTCCGCTATCGGACTTGGGAACATATGGAAATTCCCATATATGGCCGGTAAAAACGGTGGAAGTGCTTTCATTATTATTTATTTAATTGCCATTATATTAATGGGATATCCTCTTGTCTATACCGAATTCGCTATGGGGCGCAGAGCTAAAACAAATGCCGTGGACACATTCGGTATTATAGGTAATAAAAAGACTTGGAACATCGTTGGGTTTATAGCTGTTCTTACAGTTTTTCTTATTTCTACATTTTATATGATGATCACAGGCTGGGTCATCTACTATTTTTACCACTCCCTTACTGGGACGCTTTATAATTTATCTTCTGCAACAGACAGTGTAATGCACTTTAAAGCAATATTTTCACACATGAGCTCTTCTATGAGCATTCCTCTTATCTTTTCTATGATTGCTATTTATATGACTGCACTCATTAATTCTATGGGCATTAAAGAGGGGGTAGAAAAGTACTCTAAAATTATGATGCCTGTACTTTTTGTACTGTTTATTTTTCTGATAGGTTATTCTGCAACGCTGCCTGGATTTAGTAAGTCTATGCACTTTTTATTTAGGCCCGATTTTCGTCTTGTTACGCCACAAGTTATTATTGGTGCAATCGGGCAGGCCTTTTTTTCATTAAGTTTAGGCATGGGAGCACTTATTACCTATGGAAGCTATATTGCTAAAACAGAAAACATACGTCAAATAGCACGCCAAGTAACACTTGCAGATACTATTATTGCTTTATTTTCAGGACTTCTTATTTTTCCTGCGGTATTTACTTATAATCTAGAGCCAACTGCAGGCCCCTCACTAATTTTTATATCTTTACCTCAAGTCTTTCTTAAAATGCCTGGTGGCAGATGGTTTAGCCTTCTGTTTTTTCTGTTAGTAATTGTAGCAGCCATTACGTCTATGGTATCTATGCTTGAAATACTTATTACTTATGTCATTGAAAAAAGAAATTGGAGCAGAAAAACATCTACGTGGATGGTTGTTATAGCCACGACACTTGGAGGCGCTGTCAATATTGCAGGCGAAGGCCCTCTATCTTATATAACTGTGGGAGGCAGGACTATTTTTAGTTGGCTTGATTATCTAACCAATAATATAACCATTCCCCTTGTTGCTGTTTTAACTGCAATTATAGCTGGTTGGGTATGGCAAACTACGCGTCTTAACAAAGAGCTCGAAATAGGCGCAGCTTCCTCTACTAAGCTTGATCATTACTTTAATCTTCTACTTAAGTGGGTGATTCCACCAGTTATTGTTATTTTAATGATTGCTTTATTACTTGGCGCAGAATCTTAA
- a CDS encoding ABC-F family ATP-binding cassette domain-containing protein, whose amino-acid sequence MITVTNLSLQFGGTKLFNDVNLKFTPENCYGVIGANGAGKSTFLRILSGELESTTGEVSIPKKMRMSVLKQDHYQYDEYEVLQTVIMGNARLYEIMKEKDALYAKEDFTDEDGVKASELEGEFAEMNGWEAESEASQILQGLGITTDLHYSLMKDLKGGDKVKVLLAQALFGRPDILLLDEPTNHLDIQSVNWLEDFLFDFPGTVIVVSHDRHFLNTVCTHIVDIDFSKIRMYVGNYDFWYEASQLMQQLMKAQNKKKEDQMKDLQSFITRFSANKSKSKQATSRKKLLDKISLDEMPASTRRYPFVQFKQDREVGNEILSVEELSKTIDGVKVLNNVSFRVNKEDKIVFIGENELAQTTLFKILIGEMEPDSGSFKWGVTTSQSYFPKDNSQYFNECELDLINWLRQFSEEQSESYLRGFLGRMLFSGEDALKPAKVLSGGEKVRCMLSRMMLNGANVILLDQPTNHLDLESITALNNGLIDFKGNILFTSHDHQFIQTVANRIIELTDTGLIDKMMTYDEYLEIKTK is encoded by the coding sequence ATGATTACAGTTACAAATTTAAGTTTGCAATTTGGTGGAACGAAGCTATTTAATGATGTTAATCTTAAATTTACGCCTGAGAATTGTTATGGTGTAATAGGTGCAAATGGAGCGGGGAAGTCTACCTTTTTAAGAATACTATCCGGAGAGCTAGAAAGCACCACTGGCGAAGTATCAATTCCTAAGAAAATGAGAATGTCAGTTCTTAAGCAAGACCACTATCAATATGATGAATATGAAGTGTTGCAGACTGTTATAATGGGAAATGCAAGACTTTATGAAATAATGAAGGAAAAAGATGCCCTCTATGCTAAAGAAGATTTCACAGATGAAGATGGGGTAAAGGCGTCTGAACTTGAAGGGGAATTCGCAGAAATGAATGGTTGGGAAGCCGAATCAGAAGCTTCTCAGATTTTACAAGGGCTTGGTATTACTACAGATCTGCATTATTCCTTGATGAAAGATTTAAAAGGCGGGGATAAAGTAAAAGTGCTTCTTGCTCAGGCTTTGTTTGGTCGGCCAGACATATTGCTATTAGATGAGCCTACTAACCATTTAGATATTCAATCTGTAAACTGGTTAGAAGATTTTTTATTTGACTTTCCTGGTACAGTTATTGTTGTATCGCATGATAGACACTTCCTTAATACTGTATGTACGCATATCGTGGATATTGACTTCTCAAAAATTAGAATGTACGTAGGTAATTATGATTTTTGGTATGAAGCAAGCCAATTGATGCAGCAGCTTATGAAAGCGCAGAATAAGAAAAAAGAAGATCAAATGAAAGACCTACAAAGCTTTATTACAAGATTCTCAGCGAATAAATCTAAATCAAAACAGGCTACCTCACGTAAAAAGCTACTTGATAAAATTTCATTAGATGAAATGCCGGCTTCTACAAGAAGGTATCCGTTTGTTCAGTTTAAACAAGACAGAGAAGTAGGTAATGAAATTCTATCAGTTGAAGAATTAAGTAAAACCATCGATGGGGTAAAAGTACTTAATAATGTTAGTTTTCGTGTTAATAAAGAAGATAAGATTGTTTTTATTGGAGAGAATGAGCTGGCTCAAACAACCTTGTTTAAGATTTTAATAGGTGAGATGGAACCAGATTCAGGAAGCTTTAAATGGGGCGTTACGACTTCTCAATCTTATTTTCCAAAAGACAATTCACAGTATTTTAACGAGTGTGAGTTAGATCTTATTAACTGGCTCAGACAATTTTCAGAGGAGCAATCAGAAAGCTATCTGCGTGGCTTTTTAGGCAGAATGCTTTTCTCAGGGGAAGATGCACTAAAACCAGCTAAGGTTTTATCTGGAGGAGAAAAAGTAAGGTGTATGCTTTCGCGCATGATGCTTAATGGTGCAAATGTTATTTTACTCGATCAGCCAACCAATCACTTAGACTTAGAATCTATTACAGCCTTAAATAATGGACTTATAGATTTTAAAGGCAATATACTTTTTACATCCCATGACCATCAATTTATTCAAACCGTAGCCAATAGAATTATAGAACTTACAGATACGGGACTTATTGATAAAATGATGACTTATGATGAATATCTGGAAATTAAAACAAAATAA
- a CDS encoding DUF3810 domain-containing protein, producing MRKIKLKLLCLLLVPFALFLHYLFSIYPHASESFYSLTLNKAFIQSLSKITGLFPFSLSELLIYGIVPLCVSYIIYILWRLYKDTKSWHKILLHFILNTLAALSILYFLFMSMWGFNYLRPHFGETIGIDITKHSTFELAELYTYLIEETNHLSEQTSRDKDGYMVITNGYRSVFERAHLGYNEAAKLFPSLAGNYGRPKPILTSEVMNYTGIAGIYFPFTAEANVNISVLDLSIPATTMHEMAHQRGYANEDEANFIAFVTCKLHPDIDFKYSGYLLALTHTAQALAQDNPSLLQELNRNLSKHVIEDIGRNHAFWKQYEGKVENISSKMNDAYLKVNGISDGTKSYGRMVDLLLGYYTVYVKE from the coding sequence ATGAGAAAAATTAAACTTAAATTATTGTGTCTACTACTCGTTCCCTTCGCTCTATTCCTCCACTATTTGTTTTCAATCTATCCACACGCAAGTGAATCATTTTACTCTTTGACACTTAACAAAGCATTTATCCAAAGTTTAAGTAAGATCACAGGTCTCTTCCCTTTTTCTTTATCTGAACTTCTCATTTACGGGATTGTACCACTCTGTGTCTCTTATATTATTTATATATTATGGCGCCTTTATAAAGACACAAAATCATGGCATAAGATACTTCTGCATTTCATCTTAAATACTTTAGCAGCTTTATCTATTCTTTATTTTTTGTTTATGAGTATGTGGGGCTTTAATTATTTAAGACCTCATTTTGGAGAGACTATAGGTATCGATATCACTAAGCATAGTACCTTTGAACTTGCGGAACTTTATACGTATCTTATTGAAGAAACAAATCATTTAAGCGAACAAACCTCAAGAGATAAAGACGGCTATATGGTAATCACTAATGGTTATAGGAGCGTATTTGAAAGAGCCCATTTAGGTTATAACGAAGCAGCTAAGCTATTTCCTAGTCTAGCAGGCAACTATGGCCGTCCAAAGCCTATCTTAACTTCTGAGGTAATGAATTATACTGGTATAGCTGGTATTTACTTTCCTTTTACAGCTGAAGCAAATGTTAATATTTCTGTACTTGATCTATCTATCCCTGCTACAACTATGCATGAGATGGCCCATCAAAGAGGCTATGCCAATGAAGATGAAGCTAACTTCATTGCCTTTGTAACCTGCAAACTGCATCCTGATATAGATTTTAAATATTCTGGTTATTTATTAGCCTTAACCCACACTGCCCAAGCGCTGGCACAGGATAACCCAAGTCTGCTGCAAGAACTTAATCGAAACTTATCCAAGCATGTTATTGAGGATATCGGACGTAATCATGCATTTTGGAAACAGTATGAAGGCAAGGTCGAAAATATATCCAGTAAAATGAATGATGCTTACCTTAAAGTAAACGGCATATCTGACGGTACAAAAAGTTACGGCAGAATGGTTGATTTATTATTAGGCTATTATACGGTTTATGTTAAAGAGTAA
- a CDS encoding acyltransferase family protein: MEQIQRNYLIDNLKGLLIFFVVFGHVIEYYIQGNSFFMGVYLFIYLFHMPLFVFISGYLSKNIDKCRKGAIKNLLIPYIVFNIIWYALAYIATGDIMLLIIYPGWTLWYLISLFFWRVMLKYLIRIKYILPISIICGLLIGVMPRGGVILSLSRTVTFLPFFLIGYYTNEARLNKVSKISKRLSVAGIAVAVIAAFYLSNNNLLDYNFLYHSQSYIYSGLTINEGMLFRAVLYIGASLLSICVLNLLPRKKVFFTNIGQQTMNIYLFHPYLIIAVYAIIHVLKLLSFNTLGYFMMILSPIIIIYLLSRKMTDKLYNGLFNNINKVVYHHKIWEPCKKQYTYVRPKIIFIRRKILGF, translated from the coding sequence ATGGAGCAAATACAAAGAAATTATTTAATTGACAATCTAAAAGGATTACTTATCTTTTTTGTTGTGTTTGGACACGTTATTGAATACTATATACAGGGTAATTCTTTTTTTATGGGAGTATATCTTTTTATCTATTTATTTCATATGCCTCTTTTTGTTTTCATTTCGGGATATCTTTCAAAAAACATTGATAAGTGCAGAAAAGGTGCAATTAAAAATCTTCTAATTCCCTATATCGTTTTTAATATTATCTGGTATGCACTAGCCTATATTGCAACGGGAGATATTATGCTACTTATTATTTATCCAGGATGGACACTTTGGTATTTAATTAGTTTGTTCTTTTGGAGAGTGATGCTGAAATATCTTATTCGTATAAAGTATATTTTGCCTATAAGTATTATATGTGGACTGCTTATTGGCGTAATGCCAAGAGGAGGGGTCATATTATCTTTATCGAGAACGGTTACATTTTTGCCTTTCTTTTTAATAGGTTATTATACAAATGAGGCTAGGCTTAACAAGGTTTCTAAGATCAGTAAAAGGTTATCAGTTGCTGGGATTGCTGTAGCCGTTATTGCAGCATTTTATCTTAGTAATAACAATTTATTAGACTATAATTTTTTATACCATTCTCAATCCTATATTTATAGTGGGCTTACAATTAATGAAGGTATGCTGTTTAGAGCTGTGCTTTATATAGGGGCTTCGCTGTTAAGTATCTGTGTCTTAAATTTGCTGCCTAGGAAAAAAGTCTTTTTTACCAATATAGGACAACAAACTATGAATATTTATTTATTCCACCCCTATCTTATAATTGCGGTATATGCTATTATTCATGTTCTTAAATTGTTAAGCTTTAATACTCTGGGCTATTTTATGATGATTTTAAGTCCTATTATAATCATTTATTTGCTTTCACGTAAAATGACAGATAAACTTTATAACGGATTATTTAATAATATTAACAAGGTAGTCTATCATCATAAGATTTGGGAACCTTGTAAAAAGCAATATACTTATGTAAGACCGAAAATTATATTTATTAGACGTAAAATATTAGGTTTTTAA
- a CDS encoding zinc ribbon domain-containing protein — MFIFIDITQLTKELKRLYDVCIKCRHNRELILIKTYRCFRIFFIPVWHWHEKYYIVDPGCGATYQISEEDAILVKYEKKSINACQVIEAHQTTLMCLGCHKQLDQDYDFCPYCGQKRK; from the coding sequence ATGTTTATTTTTATTGATATTACGCAGTTAACTAAAGAATTGAAACGCTTATATGATGTTTGTATAAAGTGCCGGCATAATAGGGAGCTGATCCTCATTAAAACTTATCGTTGTTTTAGAATTTTCTTTATCCCAGTATGGCATTGGCATGAAAAATATTATATTGTAGACCCTGGGTGTGGCGCGACTTATCAAATAAGTGAAGAGGATGCTATTTTAGTTAAGTATGAAAAGAAATCTATTAATGCGTGTCAAGTAATTGAAGCGCATCAAACAACCTTAATGTGTCTGGGATGTCACAAACAGCTCGATCAAGATTATGATTTTTGCCCTTATTGTGGGCAAAAAAGAAAGTAG
- a CDS encoding patatin-like phospholipase family protein, whose protein sequence is MLDKKIGLIVEGGGMRGAYTSGVLEAFSNNHIHFPYIVAVSAGANTSCSYISNQPKRNNRIYTEWVTDKRFINFLNLFKEGSYFGMNFLFDELPNKLDRFDFETFKQADVTFKVGATHCETGECVYFEPKKVSHELETNQILRASSSLPLIAKAVKIKDAFYLDGGITDPIPIQKSIDDGNQYHVVILTRNADYQKTYSKILHQLSCIYLKKYPRVIEKIKIRHQKYNDALKQIEQLEKEGLIYVLRPQAPLKVDRFEKDSIKLKALYNDGYQETLERLESLQNWLNTI, encoded by the coding sequence GTGCTAGATAAAAAAATAGGTCTTATTGTAGAAGGCGGAGGGATGAGAGGGGCATATACCAGTGGTGTATTAGAAGCTTTTAGCAACAATCACATCCACTTCCCCTATATTGTAGCTGTATCGGCTGGTGCAAATACTTCTTGCAGCTATATTTCTAATCAACCTAAGCGCAATAATAGAATTTATACAGAATGGGTGACTGATAAACGCTTCATTAACTTTTTAAATCTTTTTAAAGAAGGCAGCTACTTTGGAATGAATTTTTTATTTGATGAACTGCCTAATAAGCTGGACCGATTTGATTTTGAGACCTTTAAACAAGCGGACGTTACCTTTAAAGTGGGGGCAACGCATTGTGAAACTGGGGAGTGCGTTTACTTCGAACCTAAAAAAGTTTCTCACGAATTAGAAACGAATCAAATCCTCCGAGCATCAAGCAGTTTGCCCCTTATTGCTAAAGCTGTAAAAATTAAAGATGCATTTTATCTGGATGGTGGTATAACAGACCCTATTCCTATTCAGAAGTCTATTGATGACGGTAATCAGTATCACGTTGTTATACTGACCCGCAATGCAGATTATCAGAAAACATACTCTAAAATCCTCCATCAGCTTTCATGTATTTATCTTAAAAAATATCCCCGTGTTATCGAAAAGATTAAGATAAGGCACCAAAAATATAATGATGCACTCAAGCAAATTGAACAATTAGAAAAAGAGGGACTCATTTATGTCTTGAGGCCACAGGCGCCACTAAAAGTTGATCGCTTTGAGAAGGATTCTATTAAACTTAAAGCGCTCTATAATGATGGGTATCAAGAAACCTTAGAACGCTTAGAGTCGCTTCAAAATTGGTTAAATACTATTTAG
- a CDS encoding ABC-F family ATP-binding cassette domain-containing protein → MILLSANHIKKVYGEKVLFEDLSISIDDSEKIGIIGINGTGKSSLLKILAGKESADHGEVITSNELVIEYLPQNPIFDEKSTVIEQIFKGESPFMKVLRDYESTVGEVELYPNNHELQQKLIKLSAQMDAVEAWQLESEAKAILMKLGITEVNQNVIELSGGQRKKIALAGALIRPCNLLILDEPTNHLDNNTIDYLEELIKAKKCAVVMVTHDRYFLDRIANRIIELDQGTLYKYEGNYETFVALKAQREEIEERMKEKDLSSYKKELEWMRKGVEARRTKQKARQDRFYELEKSLEGNSRQNLDIALGTSRLGKKIIHLDEITKSFKDHLIIEDFTYTVLKEDRIGIIGDNGAGKSTLLNLITGKIACDKGVLEVGETVKIGYYTQENKEMDLSIKVIDYIKDKAEYIKLADGSTLSASKMLERFLFPSSMQYTTINKLSGGERRRLYLLGVIMQDINVLLLDEPTNDLDIYTLQVLEAYIDEFNGPVISVSHDRYFLDRVAEKIFVCEGNGKITSYPGNYSDYHLKRQEENKFKQDCLKEAKTFQNENRTTKPQMIPPKLKFTYNEKLEYEKIDEEIERLEAMLKKIEDEILENVTNFSKLQDLTSQKQEVEDQIAYKLNRWEYLNELAQRINDQ, encoded by the coding sequence ATGATTTTATTGTCTGCGAACCACATAAAAAAAGTGTATGGAGAAAAAGTGCTTTTTGAAGATCTTTCAATAAGTATTGATGACTCAGAAAAAATTGGTATCATTGGTATTAATGGAACGGGTAAAAGTAGTTTGTTAAAAATATTAGCAGGAAAAGAAAGTGCGGACCATGGAGAGGTTATAACTTCTAATGAATTAGTGATAGAGTATTTGCCTCAAAATCCTATTTTTGATGAAAAGTCAACAGTGATTGAACAAATTTTTAAAGGGGAGTCGCCCTTTATGAAAGTTTTAAGAGACTATGAAAGTACGGTAGGAGAAGTTGAACTATATCCCAATAATCATGAGTTGCAGCAGAAACTTATAAAGCTTAGCGCACAAATGGATGCAGTGGAGGCGTGGCAGCTAGAAAGTGAAGCAAAGGCCATCTTGATGAAACTTGGTATTACAGAAGTTAATCAAAATGTAATTGAGTTATCAGGAGGACAAAGGAAAAAAATTGCATTAGCAGGTGCACTTATAAGACCATGCAATTTACTGATATTAGATGAACCAACCAATCATTTAGATAATAATACGATTGATTACTTAGAAGAACTTATAAAGGCTAAGAAGTGTGCAGTTGTTATGGTTACCCATGATAGGTATTTTTTAGACAGAATTGCCAATAGAATTATAGAACTTGATCAAGGCACGCTTTATAAATATGAGGGAAACTACGAGACCTTTGTTGCGCTAAAGGCACAAAGAGAAGAAATAGAAGAGAGAATGAAAGAGAAGGATTTATCTTCTTATAAGAAAGAATTAGAGTGGATGAGAAAGGGGGTTGAAGCTAGAAGAACCAAGCAAAAAGCGAGACAGGATAGATTTTATGAACTTGAAAAAAGTCTAGAAGGTAATAGCAGACAGAATTTGGATATTGCTCTTGGTACTAGCAGACTTGGTAAAAAGATTATTCATTTGGATGAAATCACGAAATCTTTTAAAGATCATCTTATCATTGAAGATTTTACGTATACTGTGTTAAAGGAAGACCGCATTGGTATTATTGGAGATAATGGAGCGGGTAAATCTACTTTGCTCAACCTTATTACTGGCAAGATAGCCTGCGATAAAGGGGTGTTGGAAGTGGGCGAAACTGTAAAGATTGGATACTACACCCAGGAAAATAAAGAGATGGACCTCTCAATTAAAGTTATTGATTATATTAAAGACAAAGCAGAGTATATTAAACTTGCTGATGGCAGTACGCTTTCTGCTAGTAAAATGTTGGAGAGATTTCTTTTTCCTTCCTCTATGCAATATACAACAATTAATAAATTATCAGGGGGAGAGCGTAGGAGACTTTATTTATTAGGTGTTATTATGCAAGATATTAATGTCCTTTTATTGGATGAGCCGACTAATGATCTAGATATTTATACGCTGCAGGTGCTAGAAGCATATATTGATGAGTTTAATGGACCAGTTATTTCCGTATCTCATGATAGGTATTTTTTAGATCGTGTTGCAGAGAAGATTTTTGTATGTGAAGGCAATGGTAAAATAACTTCTTATCCAGGCAATTATTCAGATTATCATCTTAAAAGACAAGAAGAAAATAAATTTAAACAAGATTGTCTTAAAGAAGCTAAAACTTTTCAAAATGAAAACAGGACTACTAAGCCTCAGATGATTCCGCCTAAACTAAAGTTTACTTATAATGAAAAGTTAGAATATGAAAAGATTGATGAGGAGATAGAGAGGCTTGAAGCTATGCTTAAAAAAATAGAAGATGAGATACTTGAAAATGTAACCAATTTTAGTAAGCTTCAGGATCTTACTAGCCAAAAGCAAGAGGTGGAGGATCAGATTGCTTATAAATTAAATCGATGGGAATATCTAAATGAATTAGCCCAGAGAATAAATGATCAATAA
- the ybaK gene encoding Cys-tRNA(Pro) deacylase: MPVIKTNAMRILDKAQITYEVNTYDTTDGHLDGLAVAKKINKDPEQVFKTLVASGHSKINYIFVIPVGEELDLKKGSALTREKSIEMLPLKELQKTTGYVRGGCSPIGMKKLYKTYIHDTAQNYDSITLSGGKVGVQITLSPISLKDLVQAEFQSIIK; this comes from the coding sequence ATGCCAGTGATTAAAACCAATGCAATGAGAATATTAGATAAAGCTCAAATTACTTATGAAGTAAATACCTATGATACCACAGATGGACATCTAGATGGATTAGCCGTCGCAAAAAAAATAAATAAAGATCCAGAGCAAGTTTTTAAGACGCTTGTTGCAAGTGGACATTCTAAAATAAATTATATATTTGTTATTCCGGTAGGGGAAGAGCTTGATTTAAAAAAAGGAAGTGCGCTCACCAGAGAAAAAAGTATAGAGATGCTGCCACTTAAAGAGCTTCAAAAAACTACAGGGTACGTAAGAGGCGGATGCTCACCTATTGGGATGAAAAAATTATATAAAACTTACATTCATGATACAGCACAAAATTATGATTCTATAACTTTAAGCGGAGGTAAAGTAGGTGTTCAAATAACACTTTCTCCGATTAGCTTAAAAGATCTCGTTCAAGCAGAATTTCAAAGCATAATTAAATAA